The following proteins are encoded in a genomic region of Neorickettsia risticii str. Illinois:
- a CDS encoding ribosome-binding factor A → MQPIKKLRVESLLRRKITEIINKTFGPVAAVSNVEITDNSRFAMVSLQLFNGAPEPREVENGIKAKIGKSLEMRKTPKLHFISVRTCLDALQPASQE, encoded by the coding sequence ATGCAACCAATAAAAAAGTTACGGGTTGAGTCTTTACTTAGAAGAAAAATAACTGAAATTATTAATAAAACTTTTGGCCCGGTGGCTGCAGTATCGAATGTAGAAATAACAGATAACTCGAGATTTGCGATGGTGTCACTCCAATTATTTAATGGGGCCCCGGAACCGCGCGAAGTAGAAAACGGTATAAAAGCAAAAATAGGAAAATCTCTTGAGATGCGCAAAACACCAAAGCTGCATTTCATCAGCGTAAGAACATGCCTCGATGCTTTACAACCTGCATCTCAAGAATGA
- a CDS encoding RecB family exonuclease, producing MLYNLHLKNDIYDAIVSYLFSRDNASSDFSHCLVLTPNYSFSYSLKKSFTKPCILPKIVSTDAVFQDFAIKNGYFKYLNFSKKAVLTLYNLMKDEKHCSIEEAMRIFTNLQQGKIEHDDSIHSEIYKKFTYHREYKEFKELALDLIFRDYEEVIVAGIYITDETSRYIYEKALANNCPIFIYGLEPTYDAAPEHFLYQTLNFQKEKNLGIASLKKDRTVSQLNTDLDPNFFPETKENKEKSQVRYDLRFCEESNEHHMVESAVTYLTDFYPDVALVTANYCLVKKIGARLSNKENINLIFKEKYTAHPDGIFLLKLLDTAILGETDISFIALLKHPYIYEQNTEIIDCIEDSIIRTTKSKQITQEARLFLEKTKRWGKGFLHAKNFAEYHIKWSDAITNRITCKGKRILEFIKKYSPRFTDIYEYRQVLSFFLGRQYFYPFTDNKRFINVFSPKEASFLAYRNAILLDCTEEDFQIRDPLVMLNLFHILSTKRSIVIFNKEKALSRLFLQIQHSCAGNYEIKKEPTQPIETVAVVKEKLFVPMEMLPKKLSPTMIELLINDPYKFYVRYILAIKETNSVVVKPGQKEFGYIMHKVFQGASKTHFSKEEYTRILGNELKIYATRYQYVKNLWLPRGLKILEQFATFHNERLGEIDTLENEKELSIFIADGLELFL from the coding sequence ATGCTTTACAACCTGCATCTCAAGAATGACATCTATGACGCGATAGTCAGTTATCTTTTCTCAAGGGACAATGCTTCGAGTGATTTCTCGCACTGCCTAGTGTTGACACCGAATTACTCATTCTCCTATTCACTAAAGAAATCTTTTACTAAACCATGTATTTTACCTAAAATTGTTAGTACTGATGCTGTTTTTCAAGACTTTGCCATTAAAAATGGATATTTTAAATATCTAAATTTTAGCAAGAAGGCGGTTCTAACGCTGTACAATCTAATGAAGGATGAGAAGCACTGCTCAATAGAAGAGGCTATGCGCATTTTCACTAACCTTCAGCAAGGTAAGATAGAACATGACGATTCCATTCACAGCGAAATCTATAAAAAGTTCACTTATCATCGCGAATATAAGGAGTTTAAAGAGCTCGCACTGGATCTGATCTTTCGTGATTATGAAGAGGTGATAGTCGCAGGGATATATATTACTGATGAAACTTCCAGATATATTTACGAAAAGGCGTTAGCAAATAATTGTCCAATTTTTATTTATGGTCTAGAGCCAACCTATGACGCTGCACCAGAGCATTTCCTATATCAAACCTTGAATTTTCAAAAAGAAAAGAATCTTGGAATCGCATCCTTAAAAAAAGACAGAACAGTATCGCAGCTAAACACTGACCTGGATCCAAATTTTTTCCCTGAAACAAAAGAAAATAAGGAAAAATCTCAAGTCAGATACGATTTACGCTTTTGCGAAGAGAGTAATGAACACCATATGGTAGAGTCTGCTGTAACATATTTAACAGATTTCTACCCAGATGTAGCACTTGTGACAGCTAACTATTGCTTAGTTAAAAAGATTGGAGCAAGGCTAAGCAACAAGGAAAATATCAACCTCATATTTAAGGAAAAATACACAGCCCATCCAGATGGAATTTTTCTCTTAAAACTTTTAGATACGGCAATACTTGGTGAAACTGATATCAGCTTCATTGCACTTTTGAAGCATCCGTATATCTACGAACAAAACACCGAAATCATTGATTGCATAGAAGATTCAATTATAAGGACGACAAAAAGTAAACAAATAACACAAGAAGCACGACTTTTCTTGGAAAAAACAAAGAGGTGGGGCAAAGGCTTTCTCCATGCAAAAAACTTTGCTGAGTATCACATCAAGTGGTCAGACGCAATTACAAATCGTATTACCTGTAAAGGAAAAAGAATTCTCGAATTTATAAAGAAATACTCACCAAGATTCACTGATATATATGAGTATAGACAAGTATTATCATTTTTTCTGGGAAGACAGTATTTTTATCCATTCACAGATAACAAACGGTTCATTAATGTTTTCTCGCCAAAGGAAGCATCATTCCTAGCATATAGGAATGCAATTCTCCTTGATTGCACTGAAGAGGACTTTCAAATAAGGGATCCGTTAGTGATGCTAAACTTATTTCATATCCTTAGCACAAAAAGAAGTATTGTTATTTTTAACAAAGAGAAAGCGCTCTCTAGGTTATTCTTACAAATTCAGCACTCATGTGCAGGTAACTACGAGATAAAAAAAGAACCAACTCAACCAATAGAAACAGTAGCGGTTGTAAAAGAGAAACTTTTCGTGCCAATGGAAATGCTTCCTAAAAAGCTTTCTCCGACCATGATAGAGTTACTCATCAATGATCCTTATAAATTTTATGTACGCTACATACTGGCAATCAAAGAGACAAATTCCGTAGTAGTAAAGCCAGGCCAAAAGGAGTTTGGGTATATAATGCATAAGGTTTTTCAAGGTGCAAGTAAAACTCACTTTTCTAAAGAAGAATATACAAGAATTTTAGGAAACGAGCTCAAAATATATGCAACGCGGTACCAATACGTAAAAAATTTATGGCTGCCACGGGGATTAAAGATCCTCGAACAATTCGCTACTTTTCACAATGAAAGACTAGGAGAAATCGATACACTAGAAAATGAAAAAGAGCTAAGCATTTTTATCGCAGATGGATTAGAACTTTTTTTGTAG
- a CDS encoding ribonuclease D, which produces MNKYYIYEGDVPADFPLSDAIAVDTESMGLVNRRDRLCLVQLSTGDGTAHLVRFNGTDYSAPRLKSLIVDPAVIKIFHFARFDIAILRHYLGVLTENCYCTKIASRLVRTYTDHHSLKELCSDLLGVRLNKGKQSSDWGSASLTREQMSYAASDVLYLHAIKEALDVMLKREKRIELAQACFQFLPYRAELDLLGWENQDIFSHKI; this is translated from the coding sequence GTGAATAAGTATTATATCTATGAGGGTGATGTGCCCGCTGACTTCCCTCTGTCTGACGCGATTGCAGTTGACACGGAGTCTATGGGGCTCGTAAATCGAAGGGACAGACTGTGTCTTGTGCAACTGTCTACAGGTGATGGTACAGCCCATCTGGTGAGGTTCAATGGTACGGACTATTCTGCTCCACGGCTCAAGAGTTTGATCGTTGACCCTGCGGTCATCAAGATTTTCCATTTTGCAAGGTTTGATATAGCGATCTTGCGCCACTACCTTGGTGTTTTGACAGAGAATTGTTACTGCACGAAAATAGCTTCCAGACTTGTTAGAACGTATACAGATCATCATAGTCTTAAGGAGCTTTGCTCAGATCTATTGGGTGTGAGGCTTAACAAGGGTAAGCAGAGTTCGGATTGGGGTTCAGCCTCCTTGACGCGAGAACAAATGAGCTATGCTGCCTCTGATGTGTTGTATTTGCATGCAATAAAAGAAGCCTTGGATGTGATGTTAAAGAGAGAAAAGAGGATTGAGCTTGCGCAGGCGTGTTTCCAGTTTTTACCCTATAGAGCAGAACTAGATTTACTTGGATGGGAGAATCAGGATATATTCAGCCATAAGATTTGA
- a CDS encoding NADH-ubiquinone oxidoreductase subunit NDUFA12 family protein yields the protein MFCKDTLVGVDNAGNRYYKRGSRRFVRYATSECDPTKIAFEWHLWLHHAVDFVPDGSSSTEASRFCGLGETSARDEVGALPYVPWRP from the coding sequence ATGTTTTGTAAGGACACGCTGGTTGGTGTTGATAATGCAGGGAATCGTTATTACAAGCGTGGTAGTCGGAGGTTTGTTCGGTATGCAACAAGTGAGTGTGATCCAACCAAGATTGCTTTTGAGTGGCATCTTTGGCTTCACCACGCTGTTGATTTTGTTCCGGATGGTTCATCCTCTACTGAAGCATCGCGGTTTTGTGGGTTGGGTGAGACTTCGGCAAGGGATGAAGTAGGTGCTTTGCCTTATGTACCGTGGAGGCCATAG
- a CDS encoding MlaD family protein, translated as MDLRFFSGTLVLLVSALIFVFLSSNFSLLKRSDCYELNAIFDNASGLSIGSDVFLSGVKVGRVTEVSIEDSFMVHIRMCVSERIRLPSDSVAMVSAGNILSTTKHINIDPGTSSEVLPPGGTFERTRSALDMEKILRSIITLKLR; from the coding sequence ATGGATCTGAGGTTTTTTTCTGGGACACTTGTTCTTTTAGTGTCGGCTCTTATTTTTGTTTTTCTGAGTAGTAACTTCTCTCTTCTAAAAAGAAGTGATTGTTATGAATTAAATGCTATATTTGATAATGCATCGGGTCTTTCAATCGGCAGCGATGTTTTCCTTTCTGGTGTAAAGGTTGGCAGAGTTACAGAGGTTTCCATAGAGGACTCATTTATGGTGCATATAAGAATGTGTGTTAGTGAAAGAATTCGCCTGCCGAGTGATAGCGTAGCAATGGTTTCGGCAGGAAACATCTTGTCTACCACAAAGCACATTAACATAGACCCGGGTACAAGCAGTGAGGTACTCCCACCAGGCGGAACATTTGAGAGGACGCGCTCCGCACTGGATATGGAAAAAATCCTTAGGTCGATAATAACGCTAAAGCTTAGATAG
- a CDS encoding sensor histidine kinase, with product MIFHKYDPKPERYIRYVKLLLSVLALVSFYFSLTHNKDAITNHNAIRSIESSVIFSVAQNTIESFYSAVQNEISIVRFLVESGMPISSNSKHLSTLLQYGEFIGLGESGKTTGYEFGPIRTEIFKDMPSELVTIENISLKNSSCLQHKNFDQLGGEVRRMVYYLPAVALLDKLKGALVGLEGKQNFSIVDKNYNEIYRPDPHIQDRSMKECRSIYSSLDNELYFCQYGPSHVTYGSVIARVISILLPLCIILWIFIFLKRLEFVFVDSRTRGSTGRETKNSSVLGQIATNSSHFISCITHELRTPLNVIIAFSEMIKDECLGTITNKKYVCYGEEIYKFGTSLLKTVDNLIDITKSNSMLMIPKKGYVSVQQIIAEAVRNCRTFALTKEISLCKSIDADLPEIFLDRDQVKKAITNILSNAIKFSENGATVSIRACQNCEEGSISITIEDSGSGMKVVNGVPQLENSLTKKADGLGIGLLLSRNIIHLNNGSLEIYSQVGKGTKTTITFNQKQADEMKN from the coding sequence ATGATCTTTCACAAATATGATCCCAAACCTGAAAGATACATTCGGTACGTTAAATTACTTCTTTCGGTTCTTGCACTGGTCAGTTTTTATTTTTCTTTGACCCACAATAAAGACGCCATCACAAACCATAACGCAATCCGTTCTATTGAGTCCTCTGTCATATTCAGTGTTGCACAGAACACAATAGAAAGTTTCTACTCGGCTGTACAGAACGAGATTTCCATTGTTCGCTTCCTCGTTGAGAGCGGAATGCCTATCAGCTCAAACAGCAAGCACTTAAGCACGCTTCTTCAGTATGGTGAATTCATCGGGCTTGGTGAAAGTGGTAAGACAACTGGATATGAGTTCGGCCCGATACGGACGGAAATCTTTAAAGACATGCCAAGTGAATTAGTTACAATCGAAAATATTTCTTTAAAAAACTCTTCGTGTCTTCAGCATAAAAATTTTGATCAATTGGGTGGTGAAGTACGTCGTATGGTATATTACCTCCCGGCTGTGGCTCTTCTAGATAAACTAAAAGGAGCTTTGGTTGGACTAGAAGGAAAACAAAATTTCTCCATTGTAGATAAAAACTATAATGAGATATATCGACCGGATCCCCATATCCAAGATAGGAGTATGAAAGAATGCAGAAGTATTTATTCCTCCTTGGATAACGAGCTGTACTTTTGTCAATACGGACCAAGTCACGTAACATATGGTAGCGTCATTGCAAGGGTTATCAGTATTCTGCTACCTTTGTGCATTATTCTTTGGATATTTATCTTTTTAAAAAGGCTTGAGTTTGTATTTGTAGATAGCAGGACGCGTGGTTCAACAGGGAGGGAAACCAAAAATTCTTCCGTTCTAGGTCAAATAGCAACAAACTCAAGTCATTTTATTTCTTGCATCACACATGAATTGCGCACACCCCTAAATGTGATAATCGCATTTTCGGAGATGATAAAAGACGAGTGCCTTGGAACCATCACAAATAAAAAGTACGTATGCTATGGAGAGGAAATTTATAAATTTGGAACGAGCTTACTAAAAACCGTTGATAACCTAATCGATATAACAAAATCAAATAGCATGCTCATGATTCCGAAAAAGGGTTATGTGAGTGTCCAGCAAATAATAGCGGAAGCCGTAAGAAATTGTAGAACCTTCGCATTAACAAAAGAAATATCTCTTTGTAAAAGTATTGATGCAGATCTTCCGGAAATTTTTTTAGACCGCGATCAAGTCAAAAAGGCAATTACTAATATCTTAAGCAATGCAATTAAATTCAGCGAAAATGGCGCAACTGTTTCAATAAGGGCGTGTCAAAATTGTGAAGAAGGAAGCATTTCTATCACAATTGAAGATTCGGGAAGCGGTATGAAAGTTGTCAATGGTGTACCACAGTTAGAAAATTCCCTAACAAAGAAGGCAGATGGATTGGGAATAGGGTTGTTGTTATCAAGAAATATCATTCACCTCAACAACGGTTCTCTTGAGATATACTCTCAAGTTGGAAAAGGAACGAAAACCACAATTACCTTCAACCAGAAGCAAGCAGATGAGATGAAAAATTAG
- the infB gene encoding translation initiation factor IF-2: MDTKKRLSLNLKNGKEELSRRALREFIGKSSAGSNAPAAGSSGDRTSHLTRQEERNRLDALHRYRKANMSVAAQQNSAQEEVVEASTQTDPALPAGAKISSTRTSDSRLPEVNVQEGPPSLVQLDKPESDSSSLKKGKKGHKTSHHKDGWKNQEVRKRKDPLDLEINLQNVDGKDHIGKASLRSPSLRKKSSKSSYNSQPNTNPKRGQLIMIDKRSVTLRELSVLLSEPMVRMRMILKKMGEIWGEDDCLKQETVELLALELGHEIKYKPSTAEIFAATRRNTDESDLRPRVPVVTVMGHIDHGKTTLLDALRNTSLTATESGGITQHIGAYQVQVGDKSITFIDTPGHAAFTSMRMRGAKVTDIVVLVVAADDGVNEQTVEAIKHAKAADVPIIVAINKIDKEAANSARVFTELAQHGVIVEEMHGDVMSVNISAKNHTNLDKLKELILIQADFLDLKYNPKQNAEGVVIESRVDRKRGAFSTLIVKEGELKTGQVAVLGSFYGKIRSMMTSSGEVVGSAVAGTPVEVMGLSEAPEPGTSFFVVNSEKEAKMVVSGHEHVKGDSYKRPLRDSFESDKHKLNFIIKADVNGSVEALVQSISGLSHPEVDIAIIHTGIGDISDSDVLLAQVSGAYIVGFRVKTEKTVKDYPKIIFQSIIYDVIKKVQEMIELLVSPKTREVVLGSAVVKEVFTLSDKSNVAGCQVKSGVIKKSASIRLLRNGENIKDLSIKSLKRFREEVKEVKSGYECGILLNGYNEIKVGDILESFGLLSNEE; the protein is encoded by the coding sequence ATGGATACTAAAAAAAGGCTCAGCTTGAATCTGAAGAACGGGAAGGAAGAATTGTCGCGCAGGGCGCTGAGAGAGTTTATCGGCAAGTCTTCTGCTGGTAGCAATGCTCCAGCTGCAGGAAGCAGTGGGGATCGCACGAGTCATCTAACCAGACAAGAAGAGCGGAATAGGTTGGATGCACTTCACAGATACCGGAAAGCGAATATGTCGGTAGCTGCCCAGCAAAATTCTGCACAAGAAGAAGTAGTAGAAGCGTCCACACAAACTGATCCCGCTTTACCAGCAGGAGCAAAGATATCCTCAACTCGCACTAGTGACTCACGCTTACCAGAAGTAAATGTGCAGGAAGGTCCTCCATCACTTGTACAATTGGATAAGCCAGAAAGTGATAGCTCTTCTTTGAAAAAGGGTAAGAAAGGACATAAGACTTCACATCATAAGGATGGATGGAAGAATCAAGAGGTAAGGAAGCGGAAAGATCCTTTAGACCTTGAAATAAACTTGCAAAATGTTGATGGAAAAGATCATATTGGGAAGGCTTCCTTGAGATCACCGAGTCTGAGAAAAAAATCATCTAAGAGTTCCTATAATTCGCAGCCAAACACGAATCCAAAGCGCGGACAGCTCATCATGATAGATAAGCGCTCAGTAACACTGCGAGAGCTTTCTGTATTACTCTCTGAACCCATGGTGCGGATGAGGATGATCCTAAAAAAAATGGGGGAGATTTGGGGAGAAGATGATTGTCTTAAGCAGGAAACTGTTGAACTGTTGGCACTGGAACTTGGTCACGAAATAAAGTACAAACCCTCTACAGCTGAGATCTTTGCCGCCACAAGAAGGAACACAGATGAATCTGATCTAAGGCCAAGAGTTCCAGTAGTGACTGTCATGGGACATATCGACCACGGGAAGACAACTTTATTAGATGCACTAAGGAATACGAGTCTCACAGCAACTGAAAGTGGAGGTATAACGCAACACATAGGAGCTTACCAGGTTCAGGTGGGTGATAAAAGTATCACTTTTATAGATACGCCAGGGCACGCCGCCTTCACCTCAATGAGAATGAGAGGTGCAAAGGTTACCGATATAGTCGTTCTTGTCGTTGCAGCAGATGATGGTGTGAATGAGCAGACTGTCGAAGCAATTAAGCATGCAAAAGCAGCAGATGTGCCAATAATTGTTGCAATAAATAAGATCGATAAAGAAGCTGCTAACTCTGCAAGAGTTTTCACTGAGCTTGCGCAGCATGGGGTGATAGTGGAGGAAATGCATGGTGATGTTATGAGCGTCAACATCTCTGCAAAAAATCATACCAATCTGGATAAATTGAAAGAACTGATCTTAATTCAAGCCGACTTTCTTGACTTAAAATATAATCCTAAACAGAATGCAGAAGGTGTGGTTATCGAATCTAGAGTTGATAGAAAGCGCGGCGCTTTCTCTACTTTGATAGTAAAAGAAGGTGAACTGAAGACTGGACAGGTAGCCGTACTTGGATCCTTCTACGGGAAGATAAGAAGCATGATGACTTCGTCAGGGGAGGTTGTTGGAAGTGCAGTCGCAGGAACTCCTGTTGAAGTGATGGGTTTAAGTGAAGCTCCGGAGCCGGGTACGTCGTTTTTCGTTGTCAATAGCGAAAAAGAAGCAAAAATGGTTGTCAGCGGCCACGAGCATGTAAAAGGGGATTCCTATAAAAGACCTTTGCGTGATTCATTTGAAAGCGATAAGCATAAGCTGAATTTCATAATCAAAGCCGACGTAAACGGTTCAGTGGAAGCACTTGTACAGTCAATAAGTGGGCTTTCTCATCCAGAAGTCGATATTGCTATCATACACACTGGTATCGGTGATATAAGCGACTCTGATGTGTTGCTTGCGCAAGTGTCTGGTGCATATATTGTAGGTTTCAGGGTTAAAACAGAAAAAACCGTAAAGGATTATCCGAAGATTATTTTTCAATCGATCATATATGACGTAATAAAGAAAGTTCAAGAAATGATCGAGCTGCTTGTCTCACCAAAGACAAGAGAAGTTGTTTTAGGCTCCGCAGTAGTCAAAGAAGTCTTTACACTTTCTGATAAATCTAATGTCGCGGGATGCCAAGTAAAGTCTGGAGTAATCAAAAAATCTGCTTCTATAAGGCTTTTAAGAAATGGAGAGAATATAAAGGATCTTTCAATAAAATCGTTAAAGCGCTTCAGGGAAGAAGTAAAAGAGGTAAAGTCTGGTTATGAATGCGGGATCCTGCTTAATGGATATAACGAGATCAAGGTTGGTGACATCTTGGAGTCGTTTGGGCTGCTTTCGAATGAGGAGTAG
- a CDS encoding succinate dehydrogenase iron-sulfur subunit, with amino-acid sequence MAQFRLPENSRVVEGKVHNSPSSGARKLVVYRFSPGDDNPRRDIYYVNEKDCSPMILDALIKVKDEVDPTLTFRRSCREGVCGSCAMNIDGRNTLACTKRMDEIKGEIRIYPLPHMRVLKDLVTDLTVFFQHYRSIKPWLHSEKSNDGKEHLQMPEEREKLTGLHDCILCACCSTSCPSFWWNGDKYLGPAALLQAYRWLVDSRDSKKKERLEFLTDSFRLYRCHTIMNCAQACPKGLNPAKAIAEIKKMIVLG; translated from the coding sequence ATGGCGCAGTTTAGGCTACCTGAAAATTCACGTGTCGTTGAGGGAAAAGTTCACAATTCTCCTTCTTCTGGTGCAAGAAAGTTAGTCGTGTACAGGTTCTCTCCTGGTGATGATAACCCGAGAAGGGATATCTATTACGTGAACGAGAAGGACTGCTCGCCCATGATCTTAGATGCTCTCATCAAAGTGAAAGATGAAGTAGATCCTACTTTAACTTTCAGACGTTCTTGTAGAGAGGGGGTTTGTGGCTCATGTGCCATGAACATCGATGGGCGTAACACGCTTGCATGTACAAAACGCATGGATGAAATCAAGGGTGAGATTCGAATTTATCCTCTTCCTCATATGAGAGTGTTAAAGGATTTGGTTACCGATCTTACCGTGTTTTTTCAGCACTATCGTTCCATAAAGCCTTGGTTGCACTCCGAAAAAAGTAATGATGGAAAAGAACATCTTCAGATGCCTGAGGAAAGGGAAAAGCTCACTGGGCTGCATGATTGCATTCTATGTGCCTGCTGTTCGACGAGTTGTCCAAGTTTTTGGTGGAATGGTGATAAGTACCTTGGTCCTGCTGCATTGCTACAAGCCTATCGTTGGTTAGTTGATAGCAGAGATTCAAAAAAGAAGGAGAGGCTTGAGTTTTTAACGGATTCATTTAGGTTATATCGTTGCCATACGATCATGAATTGTGCACAGGCGTGTCCTAAAGGTCTGAATCCGGCTAAGGCAATTGCCGAAATAAAGAAGATGATTGTTTTGGGGTAA
- the recA gene encoding recombinase RecA, with protein sequence MDREDALKGVVAQIEKMFGKGSIMTFSQEPASVECISTGSIGLDSALGGGIPKGRIIEIFGPESSGKTTLTLHIIAEAQKNGGTCAFVDAEHALDPVYAKRLGVKIEELLISQPDTGEQALEIVDSLIKSGAVDVIVVDSVAALTPRAEIEGEMGDLHVGLQARLLSQALRKITASVSRSNCVVVFINQIRMKIGVMFGSPETTTGGNALKFYSSVRIDIRKIGSIKDKEDVVGNQTRVKVVKNKVAPPFKQAEFDIIYTEGISKFGEIIEIGVRNKIIEKAGSYYSYGDVKLGQGKENVKQFLKENKELAAELEGKVRDSLLLIAT encoded by the coding sequence ATGGACAGGGAAGATGCGCTTAAGGGCGTTGTGGCTCAGATTGAAAAAATGTTTGGGAAAGGTTCCATAATGACTTTTAGTCAGGAGCCGGCTTCGGTGGAGTGTATTTCTACAGGTTCCATAGGGTTGGATAGTGCTCTCGGTGGAGGTATACCAAAGGGGCGAATTATTGAGATATTTGGACCGGAAAGTTCTGGGAAGACTACGCTTACGCTTCACATAATAGCTGAAGCGCAGAAAAACGGCGGAACGTGTGCATTTGTTGATGCTGAGCATGCTTTGGATCCTGTTTATGCAAAAAGATTAGGTGTTAAAATTGAAGAGCTATTAATTTCGCAGCCGGATACTGGCGAGCAAGCCTTGGAGATAGTAGACAGTCTTATTAAGTCTGGTGCAGTTGATGTGATAGTTGTCGATTCTGTTGCTGCTCTTACCCCAAGAGCAGAGATAGAAGGAGAAATGGGGGATCTACATGTTGGGCTTCAGGCTAGGTTGCTTAGTCAGGCACTCCGAAAAATCACAGCTTCCGTATCTCGTAGCAACTGCGTTGTTGTGTTTATTAACCAGATCCGGATGAAGATTGGTGTTATGTTTGGTAGTCCCGAAACAACGACGGGGGGCAATGCATTGAAATTCTATTCGTCCGTCAGGATTGATATTCGCAAAATTGGTTCAATTAAGGATAAAGAGGATGTTGTGGGTAACCAGACGCGGGTAAAGGTGGTTAAAAATAAGGTAGCACCTCCGTTTAAACAAGCTGAGTTTGATATCATTTACACTGAGGGTATTTCGAAGTTTGGTGAAATAATCGAGATTGGTGTACGCAACAAAATAATAGAAAAGGCAGGTTCATATTATTCGTACGGGGATGTTAAGCTTGGTCAGGGTAAGGAAAATGTGAAGCAGTTCTTAAAAGAGAATAAGGAGCTAGCAGCGGAGTTAGAGGGGAAAGTGAGGGATTCCCTGCTGCTTATTGCAACGTAG
- the guaB gene encoding IMP dehydrogenase: protein MEQGYTFDDVLLVPKYSEVLPRDVSTETYLTQEIRLGVPIVSSAMDMVTEARLAICLAKHGGIGIIHRNMTPEAQALEIRKVKKYESWIVSDPVTVSPDDRLEKISALKRQHGYSGLPVVDEKNKLIGILTNRDVRFVEDGSRKVSELMTTKNLITVKEGITYDEARLLFHKHKIERLIVVDEEFRCVGLITVKDIANTNAHPNACKDSKSRLRVGAAVGVTGSFLERVDLLVRENVDVVVIDTAHAHTKIVGDAIKQIRSHFGNIQLIAGNIATAAAAEYLIKMGVNGVKVGIGPGSICTTRVVTGIGVPQFTAILNVASVCKKTDVKVIADGGIRYSGDIAKALAAGADCVMIGSLFAGTDESPGEVILYKGRSYKSYRGMGSVGAMSTGSSDRYFQNSSMKLVPEGVEGLVPLKGALSETVYQLVGGVRSSMGYTGCKNIYEMKNNCSFIHITTASNNEGHPHDIVITHESPNYSKTH from the coding sequence ATGGAACAGGGATACACATTCGATGACGTACTGCTCGTCCCTAAATATTCAGAAGTTCTTCCGCGAGATGTAAGTACGGAGACTTACCTCACGCAGGAAATAAGGCTTGGTGTACCTATCGTCTCGTCCGCGATGGATATGGTGACGGAGGCTCGTCTTGCGATATGCCTGGCTAAGCATGGGGGAATTGGGATAATTCACCGAAATATGACTCCGGAGGCTCAGGCTCTAGAAATTCGCAAGGTAAAGAAATATGAGAGCTGGATTGTTTCTGATCCCGTAACAGTTTCCCCAGATGATAGATTGGAGAAAATCTCAGCACTTAAAAGGCAACATGGCTATTCTGGTTTGCCCGTTGTAGATGAAAAGAACAAACTCATAGGAATACTGACAAATAGAGACGTGCGTTTTGTTGAAGATGGTTCCAGAAAGGTCTCGGAGCTCATGACAACAAAAAACCTGATCACAGTAAAAGAAGGAATAACCTATGATGAGGCTAGACTGTTGTTTCATAAACACAAAATAGAAAGACTGATCGTGGTTGATGAGGAATTTAGGTGTGTTGGCTTAATAACAGTCAAAGATATCGCTAATACCAATGCTCACCCAAATGCTTGCAAAGATTCGAAGAGTAGGTTGAGAGTGGGTGCAGCAGTTGGTGTGACAGGTAGCTTCTTGGAAAGGGTCGATTTATTAGTAAGAGAAAATGTAGACGTCGTTGTGATAGATACTGCCCATGCACATACAAAAATCGTTGGGGACGCAATAAAGCAAATAAGGAGCCACTTTGGAAATATACAGCTTATTGCTGGAAATATTGCAACTGCTGCAGCTGCAGAATACTTGATCAAAATGGGTGTGAATGGAGTCAAGGTTGGCATCGGTCCTGGATCGATATGTACAACTCGTGTAGTCACAGGGATCGGAGTCCCTCAATTCACAGCTATTCTAAATGTCGCAAGTGTATGTAAAAAAACAGATGTTAAGGTCATTGCAGATGGTGGTATACGCTATTCAGGTGATATCGCTAAGGCGCTTGCAGCTGGAGCAGATTGCGTGATGATTGGCTCCTTATTTGCCGGAACTGATGAATCTCCAGGGGAAGTAATATTATATAAGGGACGTTCATATAAGAGCTATAGAGGAATGGGCTCTGTGGGTGCTATGAGCACTGGCTCCTCAGATAGGTACTTCCAGAATTCCTCAATGAAGCTCGTACCTGAGGGAGTCGAAGGGCTAGTACCACTAAAGGGCGCACTCAGCGAGACAGTATATCAGCTCGTCGGCGGTGTAAGATCCTCTATGGGCTATACTGGCTGCAAAAACATCTACGAAATGAAAAATAACTGTAGTTTCATTCACATAACCACCGCTTCAAATAATGAGGGACATCCACACGATATCGTGATAACTCACGAATCTCCCAACTATTCCAAAACTCACTAA